One window of Lawsonibacter asaccharolyticus genomic DNA carries:
- a CDS encoding DNA binding domain excisionase family: protein MKMSVCKSYGDLPLFLNAKLVAQVLGVSISTAYEVTHEPSFPTLRVGSRMVVPKEKFIRWVEEQSGGAK, encoded by the coding sequence ATGAAGATGTCAGTCTGTAAAAGCTACGGCGATCTGCCGCTGTTCCTCAACGCAAAACTGGTGGCACAGGTGCTGGGCGTGTCCATCTCCACCGCCTACGAGGTGACGCACGAACCCAGCTTCCCGACGCTCCGTGTGGGCAGCCGCATGGTGGTACCGAAAGAAAAGTTCATACGGTGGGTGGAGGAACAGTCTGGAGGTGCGAAATGA
- a CDS encoding mutator mutT protein, with protein MVEVVAALIWDQDKFMICQRPANKARGLLWEFVGGKVESGETKEQALIRECHEELAITLNVGEVFMDVVHEYPDLTVHLTLFHATIREGIPQRLEHNDIRWITEDETDQYTFCPADEGILMRLKQSKGRKD; from the coding sequence ATGGTTGAAGTAGTTGCAGCTCTGATCTGGGATCAGGACAAGTTCATGATTTGCCAGCGTCCGGCTAACAAAGCTCGAGGCCTGTTGTGGGAATTTGTGGGCGGTAAGGTAGAGTCTGGTGAAACAAAAGAACAGGCGCTCATCCGCGAATGTCATGAGGAACTTGCTATCACACTGAATGTGGGAGAAGTGTTCATGGATGTGGTTCACGAATATCCAGATCTGACGGTTCACCTGACCCTGTTTCATGCTACCATTCGGGAGGGCATCCCGCAGAGACTGGAACACAATGATATCCGCTGGATCACGGAGGATGAAACCGATCAATATACCTTCTGTCCGGCAGATGAAGGGATTTTAATGAGGTTAAAGCAATCGAAGGGACGGAAAGATTAG
- a CDS encoding serine hydroxymethyltransferase: protein MSTPTKQDAVELLNIFDPEMASLLHREEKRQFETIGLIASENVVSPLVSCLEGSVFTNKNTEGYPGKRFVGGCQLADQAELLALERVKKVFGAEHANIQSGNATIANMAVLYGLLNRGDTFLGMTLDNGGHLSHGAKFHFSGKEFNALHYGVSRETERIDMDQVRQMAREHRPRLIVTGASSYPRMIDYQAFREICDEVGAYFWVDCAHDCGLIAGGAIPSPVPYADVVTMSTQKTLRGPRGCGVILCREELGTKIDRAVFPRLQGGPKGDMLAARGVLFLELLQPEFKAYANQVCANAKALAQGCKDEGMRLITGGTDTHMVMLDVTPVIESGLEAETLLCSLGIITNKNMIPYDQLPPSTGSGLRIGSPTMTTRGAKEEEMNHIGHLLGRALNHKDDTAVLDKIRAEVKEIATSHPMFSSEWVSPSIRKVFEEMYGHVEFG, encoded by the coding sequence ATGTCTACCCCCACGAAGCAGGACGCAGTCGAATTACTGAACATCTTTGACCCGGAGATGGCCAGCCTTCTCCATAGAGAGGAGAAGCGGCAGTTTGAAACCATTGGGCTGATTGCCTCGGAAAATGTGGTGTCTCCGCTGGTTTCCTGTCTCGAGGGTTCCGTCTTTACCAACAAAAACACCGAGGGCTATCCGGGCAAACGCTTTGTAGGCGGCTGCCAGCTGGCGGATCAGGCGGAGCTGCTGGCTCTGGAGCGGGTCAAAAAGGTCTTTGGTGCGGAACACGCCAACATCCAGTCCGGCAATGCCACTATTGCCAACATGGCAGTCCTGTATGGGCTACTGAACCGTGGGGACACCTTTCTGGGCATGACGCTGGACAACGGCGGTCATCTGAGCCACGGGGCCAAGTTCCATTTCAGCGGAAAGGAATTTAATGCCCTCCACTACGGTGTCAGCCGGGAAACGGAGCGCATCGACATGGACCAGGTCCGGCAGATGGCCCGGGAGCACAGGCCGAGGCTCATTGTTACCGGCGCCTCCTCCTACCCCCGGATGATCGATTATCAGGCTTTCCGTGAGATCTGCGACGAGGTAGGTGCCTACTTCTGGGTGGACTGCGCCCACGACTGCGGACTGATTGCCGGCGGAGCGATCCCCAGTCCAGTTCCCTATGCGGATGTGGTCACCATGTCCACTCAGAAGACGCTGCGTGGTCCCCGCGGCTGCGGCGTAATCCTGTGCCGGGAGGAGCTGGGCACAAAAATCGACCGGGCTGTGTTTCCCCGTCTCCAGGGCGGGCCGAAGGGAGATATGCTGGCCGCCCGCGGTGTGCTGTTCCTGGAGCTGCTCCAGCCGGAATTTAAGGCTTATGCGAACCAGGTGTGCGCCAACGCAAAAGCACTGGCACAGGGCTGCAAGGACGAGGGGATGCGGCTGATCACAGGGGGCACAGACACCCATATGGTCATGCTGGACGTGACGCCGGTCATTGAGAGTGGCTTGGAAGCAGAAACCTTGCTGTGCAGTCTGGGAATCATCACCAACAAAAATATGATTCCCTATGACCAGCTGCCCCCAAGCACAGGCAGCGGACTGCGCATCGGAAGCCCCACTATGACCACACGGGGAGCCAAGGAGGAGGAGATGAACCACATCGGCCACCTGCTGGGCAGGGCGTTGAATCATAAAGACGATACTGCCGTGCTGGATAAGATCCGGGCTGAGGTAAAGGAAATCGCCACCTCCCACCCCATGTTCTCCAGCGAGTGGGTTTCCCCCAGTATTCGGAAAGTGTTTGAGGAGATGTATGGACACGTGGAGTTCGGATAA
- a CDS encoding site-specific recombinase XerD, with protein MARKRKNGEGTVRLRKDGRWEGRVVIGYDERNLPKTKNVLAKTKSECVEKLKQLQERYTPPKSDKVKSDMPFGEWMDFWYQNYSRPKLRPTTRSGYEGRIYQHIIPELGSIPLDQLTQNDLQQFYARLKKSGRLLHTEHYGKGLSDRMVRACHMNCRSALEKAVQEGLIRVNPAVGCKLPPKKAREMQVLTREEIQRFLIQAKAEGYFELFLLELTTGLRRGELLALQWDDLNLETGELQITKQVYRTKENGLLISQPKTKSSIRTVSLPPPLLTILKEYRESVNSRWMFPSPVKEDSPLDPAYIRTRLHLILEHAQCKQIRFHDLRHTFGKRQI; from the coding sequence GTGGCAAGAAAACGAAAAAACGGCGAGGGAACCGTAAGACTTCGCAAGGACGGCAGATGGGAGGGCCGAGTCGTCATCGGCTACGATGAAAGAAACCTTCCCAAAACCAAGAATGTCTTGGCCAAGACAAAGAGCGAATGCGTGGAGAAGCTGAAGCAGCTGCAGGAGCGGTACACTCCGCCCAAGTCAGACAAGGTCAAGTCCGATATGCCTTTCGGGGAGTGGATGGACTTCTGGTATCAGAACTACTCCAGGCCGAAACTTCGGCCCACCACCCGTTCTGGCTATGAGGGCAGGATCTACCAGCACATCATCCCGGAGCTGGGCAGCATCCCTCTGGATCAACTGACACAGAACGACCTGCAGCAGTTCTATGCCCGACTGAAAAAGAGCGGACGCCTCCTCCACACGGAACACTACGGCAAGGGGCTGTCCGACCGCATGGTGCGGGCCTGCCACATGAACTGCCGGTCCGCGCTGGAAAAGGCGGTGCAGGAGGGGCTGATCCGCGTGAATCCCGCCGTCGGCTGCAAGCTGCCGCCCAAGAAAGCCCGAGAGATGCAGGTGCTGACCCGTGAGGAGATCCAGCGGTTTCTGATCCAGGCCAAAGCCGAGGGGTACTTCGAGCTGTTCCTGCTGGAGCTGACCACCGGCCTGCGGCGGGGAGAACTGCTGGCTCTCCAGTGGGATGACTTAAATTTGGAAACTGGAGAGCTACAGATCACCAAGCAGGTCTACCGGACAAAGGAGAACGGGCTCCTGATCTCCCAGCCCAAGACGAAATCCTCCATCCGCACGGTGAGCCTGCCTCCGCCGCTCCTAACCATTTTGAAAGAGTACAGGGAGAGCGTAAACTCCCGGTGGATGTTCCCCTCGCCGGTGAAGGAGGACTCCCCTCTGGACCCGGCCTACATCAGAACGCGGCTGCACCTCATTCTGGAACACGCCCAGTGTAAGCAAATTCGTTTCCATGATTTAAGGCACACATTTGGTAAGCGTCAAATATAA
- a CDS encoding transposase IS66 → MMTISRAEYESLKAERDELNQKLDWLMEQVRLAKKKVYGTSSEQTKEELVGQLSFMFDETEAWLSTRRTATRETRVAAHTRQKRSSRVEEVLPENIPVEVVEHRVPESERNCPECGTLMTEIGTEVRRTLVMVPAQVKIREDVYFTYACQNCKQTGTETPILKAPKEPPLISGSYASPEAVAHIMVQKFVMYAPLYRQEQEWNRAGVMLSRQTMSNWVLRVAEDWLRPIYDHLHRQLLQREVLHADETTLQVLKLEGQTARSKCYMWLYRTGGDAEHPIVLYEYQQNRKAENAEAFLKGFTGWLHADGYSGYHRLPENIRVVGCWAHLRRKFDEAVNALPKEQQVGCTALEGLQYCNILFAIEKELADLPPEERYIQRLARSKPVMDALLAWAETKTAPPKSSLGKALYYLREQWPYLKRFLEDGRLEISNNRAERSIKPFVMGRKNWLFANTEGGAQSSAIVYSLIETARENNLDPYRYLVHVFSKAPGLAVTDKNWAAKLLPENIPPECCITKK, encoded by the coding sequence ATGATGACCATTTCCCGTGCGGAATATGAGTCTCTAAAGGCGGAACGAGACGAACTGAACCAGAAGCTGGACTGGCTGATGGAACAGGTGCGTCTTGCCAAAAAGAAGGTCTATGGGACATCCTCCGAGCAGACGAAGGAGGAGTTGGTTGGCCAGCTGAGTTTCATGTTTGATGAGACGGAAGCATGGCTGTCTACCAGGAGGACTGCCACGAGGGAAACCAGGGTTGCCGCTCATACCCGGCAGAAGCGATCCTCCCGTGTGGAGGAGGTTCTGCCTGAGAACATCCCTGTTGAGGTGGTGGAGCACCGCGTCCCGGAGTCTGAACGTAACTGTCCTGAATGCGGTACGCTCATGACAGAGATTGGGACCGAGGTGCGCCGTACTCTGGTAATGGTCCCTGCCCAGGTGAAGATCCGGGAAGATGTTTATTTTACATACGCCTGCCAGAACTGCAAGCAGACAGGGACGGAAACACCTATCCTGAAAGCCCCCAAAGAGCCTCCCCTGATTTCGGGCAGCTATGCCTCCCCGGAGGCTGTGGCCCATATCATGGTGCAGAAGTTTGTGATGTACGCTCCGCTGTACCGGCAGGAACAGGAATGGAATCGTGCTGGGGTGATGCTCTCCCGGCAGACGATGAGCAACTGGGTGCTGCGGGTGGCGGAGGACTGGCTGCGGCCCATCTATGACCACTTGCACCGGCAGTTGCTTCAGCGCGAGGTTCTCCATGCGGATGAAACAACCTTGCAGGTGCTGAAGTTGGAAGGGCAGACAGCCAGGAGCAAGTGCTATATGTGGCTGTACCGGACTGGCGGAGACGCCGAGCATCCCATAGTTCTGTATGAGTACCAGCAGAACCGGAAGGCGGAGAATGCCGAAGCATTCCTCAAGGGCTTTACGGGCTGGCTCCATGCGGATGGGTATTCCGGCTACCACCGATTGCCGGAGAACATCCGGGTGGTTGGCTGCTGGGCGCATCTGCGGCGAAAGTTTGACGAGGCGGTGAACGCCTTGCCAAAAGAGCAGCAGGTTGGCTGCACGGCGTTGGAGGGACTGCAATACTGTAATATTCTTTTCGCCATTGAAAAGGAACTAGCGGATCTGCCGCCGGAAGAACGTTATATCCAGCGTCTGGCTCGGTCCAAGCCGGTGATGGACGCTTTGTTGGCATGGGCGGAAACGAAGACCGCCCCGCCCAAGTCCTCTTTGGGAAAGGCGCTGTACTATCTGCGGGAGCAGTGGCCATATCTGAAACGCTTTTTAGAGGACGGGCGTCTGGAAATAAGCAACAACCGGGCGGAGCGGAGCATTAAACCCTTTGTGATGGGGCGGAAGAACTGGCTGTTCGCCAATACGGAGGGCGGTGCTCAGAGCAGCGCCATTGTTTACAGTCTGATTGAAACGGCCAGGGAGAATAACCTTGATCCATACCGATATTTGGTTCATGTGTTTTCCAAGGCACCCGGACTGGCAGTTACCGACAAGAACTGGGCCGCAAAGCTGCTCCCGGAAAATATTCCCCCAGAATGTTGTATTACAAAGAAATAG
- a CDS encoding prevent-host-death family protein — protein sequence MPNIKPISDLRNYTEVLHDVAVGAPVFLTKNGRGRYAIVDMQDYERTQATLRLMNELAKGRKSGEEKGWLTLEAVEKHLGVADE from the coding sequence ATGCCGAATATCAAACCCATCTCTGATCTGCGTAATTACACGGAGGTTCTGCATGACGTGGCAGTTGGCGCTCCGGTTTTTCTGACGAAGAATGGCCGGGGACGCTACGCCATCGTGGACATGCAGGACTATGAGCGGACACAGGCCACCCTCCGGCTGATGAACGAGCTGGCCAAGGGCCGCAAGTCCGGGGAGGAAAAGGGCTGGTTGACGCTGGAGGCCGTAGAAAAACATCTCGGAGTCGCAGATGAATAA
- a CDS encoding IS66 Orf2 family protein: MLNDFTGADKVYIACGYTDLRKGIDGLATMVQQQFELDPFTNTLFLFCGRKRDRIKGLYWERDGFILLYKRLEQGAYQWPRSEVEVKMLTPQQYRWLMEGLKIEQPKAHKAVTGLSMV, encoded by the coding sequence ATGCTGAACGATTTTACCGGAGCAGACAAGGTCTACATCGCCTGTGGATATACAGATCTGCGCAAAGGGATCGATGGTTTGGCCACGATGGTACAGCAGCAGTTTGAACTGGACCCATTCACCAACACACTGTTTCTGTTCTGCGGGCGAAAGCGGGACCGAATAAAAGGGCTGTACTGGGAACGGGATGGCTTCATCCTCCTCTACAAGAGGCTGGAGCAGGGAGCGTACCAGTGGCCGAGGTCCGAAGTTGAGGTGAAGATGCTGACGCCGCAGCAGTACCGCTGGCTGATGGAAGGGCTGAAGATCGAACAGCCCAAAGCGCACAAAGCAGTGACTGGCCTGAGTATGGTATAG
- a CDS encoding transposase family protein → MNNVAGIDVSKGKSMVSVLRPFGEVVAKPFSIGHTGSELKELADYLKSLDGETRVVMEHTGRYYEPVARFLHEEGVFVSAVNPKLIKDYGNNTLRKVKTDKADARKIARYGLDNWAELRQHTPMDTIRMQLKTLNRQQSLYAKTKTMMKNNLIALLDQTYPGVNALFDSPVREDGSQKWVDFATAFWHVDCVRNMSLTAFAERYRKWCKRHGYNFSQSKAVEVHTGAQDLIAMLPKDALTKTMVRQAIDALNAVSASLERLKAEMQALAAQLPEYPVVMAMHGVGDSLGPQLMAELGDVARFTHRNAITAFAGVDPGADQSGTHEAKSTRVSKSGPPELRRALFLVMDCLLKTQPQDDPVYRFMDKKRAEGKPYLVYMTAGANKFLRIYYGRVKEYLASLEEN, encoded by the coding sequence ATGAACAATGTGGCAGGGATCGATGTTTCCAAAGGAAAGAGCATGGTATCCGTTCTCCGCCCTTTTGGAGAAGTGGTAGCAAAACCATTTTCTATTGGTCACACCGGCAGTGAACTCAAGGAGCTGGCAGACTACTTGAAAAGCCTGGACGGTGAGACACGAGTAGTCATGGAGCATACCGGACGGTACTATGAGCCGGTAGCCCGTTTTCTTCATGAGGAGGGCGTCTTTGTCAGCGCAGTCAATCCGAAGCTTATCAAAGACTACGGGAACAACACCCTGCGAAAAGTGAAAACAGACAAGGCAGATGCCCGGAAGATTGCCCGCTATGGGCTTGACAACTGGGCAGAATTGCGCCAACATACACCCATGGATACGATTCGAATGCAACTGAAAACGCTGAACCGGCAGCAGAGTCTATACGCTAAGACTAAGACGATGATGAAAAACAACCTCATCGCCCTTCTTGACCAGACCTATCCCGGCGTCAACGCCCTATTTGACAGCCCTGTCCGTGAGGACGGCAGCCAGAAGTGGGTGGACTTTGCCACGGCCTTTTGGCATGTGGACTGTGTGCGAAACATGAGCCTCACTGCCTTTGCCGAGCGTTACCGTAAGTGGTGTAAACGGCATGGCTACAACTTCAGCCAGAGCAAAGCCGTTGAGGTCCACACCGGAGCACAGGACCTGATTGCCATGCTCCCCAAGGACGCTCTGACCAAAACCATGGTCCGGCAGGCCATTGATGCGCTGAACGCCGTCTCTGCCTCTCTGGAACGGCTCAAGGCTGAAATGCAGGCCCTGGCAGCCCAGCTCCCGGAATACCCTGTGGTCATGGCCATGCACGGTGTAGGCGATTCTCTCGGCCCTCAGCTTATGGCGGAGCTTGGGGATGTGGCCCGGTTTACCCACCGAAACGCCATTACCGCTTTTGCGGGCGTTGACCCTGGCGCTGACCAGTCCGGCACTCACGAGGCTAAGAGCACAAGGGTTTCCAAAAGCGGGCCGCCGGAGCTGCGCCGCGCCTTATTCCTGGTTATGGACTGCCTACTGAAAACACAGCCCCAGGATGACCCGGTATACCGTTTCATGGACAAGAAACGAGCCGAGGGCAAACCCTATCTGGTTTACATGACAGCCGGCGCCAACAAGTTCCTGCGCATCTATTATGGCAGAGTAAAAGAATATCTGGCATCTCTGGAGGAAAATTAA
- a CDS encoding serinethreonine protein phosphatase produces the protein MIYAISDIHGYYREIYRWFDQMGNLAPFENGANKLVLLGDYVDYGADSFKVLRVIHAATLYLQDALVVLRGDHEEAFLDWLDRYSRPNAGETDMDSFPERNGWLRADSDTGYQTLRGFLEKEQWEFFSRITPTASERTLNREAARMILDNHQEIITWLRSLPYYYETERQIFVHAGIDERCPMRWQELTDSYIFVGKYPVSTGYFPKDIIAGHVAVAEAAGTPEHEGIYFDGASHYFIDRAVQETGKLLCLAYDEQNGRYYELLRTAKSPGKRDRVYGELKPLGK, from the coding sequence ATGATCTATGCGATTAGCGATATTCATGGCTATTATCGGGAAATTTACCGTTGGTTCGACCAGATGGGCAATCTGGCGCCGTTTGAAAACGGAGCAAATAAGCTTGTCCTTCTGGGGGATTACGTAGATTATGGGGCGGATTCCTTCAAGGTCCTGAGGGTGATTCATGCGGCAACCTTGTATCTTCAGGATGCCCTTGTGGTCCTGCGGGGCGACCATGAGGAGGCCTTCCTGGATTGGCTGGACCGATATAGCCGCCCCAATGCGGGGGAAACGGACATGGACAGCTTCCCAGAGCGGAATGGATGGCTCCGGGCAGACTCCGATACGGGCTACCAAACCCTGCGCGGCTTCCTGGAAAAAGAGCAGTGGGAATTTTTCAGCCGGATCACGCCAACTGCGAGTGAACGCACGCTCAATAGAGAGGCTGCCCGCATGATCCTGGATAACCACCAGGAGATCATCACATGGCTGCGGAGTCTCCCCTATTACTATGAAACAGAGCGCCAGATTTTTGTTCACGCCGGGATTGACGAACGCTGCCCCATGCGGTGGCAGGAGTTGACGGACTCCTATATATTTGTAGGGAAGTATCCCGTCTCTACAGGATACTTCCCCAAGGATATTATTGCTGGTCATGTCGCGGTAGCTGAAGCTGCAGGAACCCCTGAACATGAGGGTATCTATTTCGATGGGGCAAGCCACTACTTCATAGACAGAGCCGTACAGGAAACAGGCAAACTGTTGTGCCTGGCCTATGATGAGCAGAACGGCCGGTACTATGAACTTCTTAGAACGGCCAAGTCTCCCGGCAAAAGGGACCGTGTTTATGGGGAATTAAAGCCGTTGGGGAAATAA
- a CDS encoding sulfurtransferase, translating into MKRILPLLLCLLLLTGCGGNTSDSSYEQITQEAAKEMVDSQEVIILDVREQDEYDSGHIPGAVLLPVGTIDDTTAAQVIPEKDSTVLVYCRSGNRSKTASAALADLGYTNIYELGGINTWPYDTEP; encoded by the coding sequence ATGAAACGAATTTTACCTCTGCTGCTTTGCCTACTGCTGCTGACTGGGTGCGGTGGAAACACCTCGGACAGCTCCTATGAGCAGATCACCCAGGAGGCAGCCAAAGAGATGGTGGACAGCCAGGAGGTCATCATCCTGGATGTGCGGGAACAGGACGAATACGACAGCGGCCACATCCCCGGCGCCGTGCTGCTGCCGGTGGGCACCATTGATGATACTACCGCCGCACAGGTGATCCCAGAGAAGGATTCCACAGTGCTGGTCTACTGCCGCAGCGGAAATCGCAGCAAGACCGCCTCCGCCGCGCTGGCAGACCTGGGCTACACCAACATCTACGAATTGGGCGGCATCAACACCTGGCCCTATGATACAGAGCCATAA
- a CDS encoding site-specific recombinase XerD — protein sequence MAKRRPSGDGMVRKKEDGRWEGRIVVGHKANGAPIFRYVYGRTQKELLSKLHQSIGTYQDVELTEDSRMTLGEWLDRWLDEYKAGTIRPSTMYGYRQYARNYIKPILGDKVISRITSTDIQRMYTKLKREGRIHEHPKYGYQLSDAMLSRIHAMLHHAMKDAVGAHLIAKNPTEGTVVPKPNYRPKQILNEEQLDTFLEAVEQDEVWRDFFYTELTTGLRRGEICGLQWEDFDEADGTLKIVRSVSSRKAGALEIGETKTNKGRRTISLPDSTAQRLRERKRAAISQWIFPNPLHPEEPVNPSYAYHRLKTILKNTGLPSIRFHDLRHTFATHALAGGVDAKTLSGILGHTNASFTLDTYTHVTGDMQKQAANIVGDFMADILGEEWKPWQENEKTAREP from the coding sequence GTGGCAAAGCGCAGGCCATCCGGCGACGGCATGGTTCGGAAGAAGGAAGACGGCCGTTGGGAGGGCCGCATCGTGGTAGGCCATAAGGCCAACGGCGCCCCCATCTTCCGGTATGTGTATGGCCGAACGCAGAAGGAGTTACTGAGCAAACTCCACCAGAGCATCGGAACCTATCAGGATGTAGAACTGACCGAGGATAGCCGCATGACATTGGGAGAGTGGTTGGACCGCTGGCTGGATGAATACAAAGCGGGGACGATCCGCCCCAGCACCATGTATGGTTACCGGCAGTATGCCAGGAACTACATCAAACCCATCCTGGGTGACAAGGTGATCTCCCGTATCACCTCAACGGATATTCAGCGGATGTACACCAAGCTGAAGCGGGAGGGCCGCATCCATGAACATCCGAAATATGGGTATCAACTCTCTGACGCTATGCTCTCCCGCATCCATGCCATGCTCCACCACGCTATGAAAGACGCGGTGGGCGCACACCTGATCGCCAAGAATCCGACAGAGGGCACAGTGGTCCCCAAGCCCAACTATCGTCCAAAGCAAATCTTGAACGAGGAGCAGCTGGACACCTTTCTGGAGGCTGTCGAGCAGGATGAGGTGTGGCGGGACTTCTTCTACACCGAACTGACCACCGGCCTGCGTCGGGGTGAGATCTGCGGCCTCCAGTGGGAGGACTTCGACGAGGCAGATGGAACCCTCAAAATCGTCCGGTCGGTCAGTTCCCGCAAAGCTGGTGCGCTGGAGATCGGAGAGACTAAAACCAACAAGGGCCGGCGCACCATCTCCCTGCCGGACAGCACGGCCCAGCGTCTGAGGGAACGCAAGAGAGCGGCCATCAGTCAGTGGATCTTCCCAAACCCGCTGCACCCGGAGGAACCGGTCAACCCCAGCTATGCCTACCACCGGTTGAAAACGATCCTGAAAAATACGGGACTGCCCAGTATCCGGTTCCATGATTTGAGGCACACATTCGCCACCCACGCCCTCGCCGGCGGTGTGGACGCCAAGACCCTCTCGGGCATTCTGGGGCACACCAACGCCAGTTTCACACTGGACACCTACACCCATGTGACCGGCGATATGCAGAAGCAGGCGGCGAACATCGTGGGAGATTTCATGGCAGACATCTTGGGAGAGGAGTGGAAACCGTGGCAAGAAAACGAAAAAACGGCGAGGGAACCGTAA
- a CDS encoding peptide deformylase, with product MIREICKDEAFLSRKAEPATPDDLQVAADLLETLEHHKDGCVGMAANMIGVNKRIIAFDNEGTYLVMFNPEIIKKSGPYQAEEGCLSLTGTRPARRWKTIKVRWQNGKFQERLKTFTGWTAQIIQHEIDHCEGIII from the coding sequence ATGATTCGAGAGATCTGCAAAGACGAAGCATTTCTGTCCCGGAAGGCGGAACCCGCCACGCCGGACGACCTGCAAGTGGCGGCCGACCTGCTGGAAACCTTGGAGCACCACAAAGACGGCTGCGTGGGTATGGCGGCCAACATGATCGGCGTGAACAAGCGGATCATCGCCTTTGACAACGAGGGGACCTATCTGGTCATGTTCAACCCGGAGATCATCAAAAAGTCCGGGCCTTATCAGGCGGAGGAGGGCTGCCTCTCTCTCACCGGCACCCGCCCGGCCCGGCGGTGGAAGACCATCAAGGTGCGCTGGCAGAATGGGAAGTTCCAGGAGCGTCTGAAGACCTTCACCGGCTGGACGGCCCAGATCATCCAGCATGAGATCGACCACTGCGAGGGCATCATCATTTAA
- a CDS encoding phosphodiesterase family protein — translation MNIAILSDTHGLLRPEVVEHLKTADTILYAGDINRQEIVDQLRQYAPLYIVRGNNDKEWAEDIPHHLTVTLGGVSFYMVHNKKEVPAGLPGIDAVVFGHFHKYCQEEKDGLLWLNPGSCGPRQFHQEITMMMAEVENGALQVEKITIPHEVT, via the coding sequence GTGAACATTGCCATTCTCTCTGACACCCACGGCCTGCTGCGGCCGGAGGTGGTGGAACACCTGAAGACCGCCGACACCATCCTCTACGCCGGGGACATCAACCGGCAGGAGATCGTGGATCAACTGAGGCAGTATGCGCCTCTGTACATCGTCCGGGGCAACAACGACAAAGAGTGGGCGGAGGATATCCCTCACCACCTCACTGTCACCTTAGGCGGGGTGTCCTTTTACATGGTGCATAACAAAAAAGAGGTCCCGGCGGGCCTCCCCGGCATCGACGCGGTGGTGTTCGGCCACTTCCACAAGTATTGCCAGGAGGAGAAGGACGGCCTTCTCTGGCTGAACCCCGGCTCATGCGGCCCCCGGCAGTTCCATCAGGAGATCACCATGATGATGGCGGAGGTGGAGAACGGAGCCTTGCAAGTGGAGAAGATCACCATCCCCCATGAGGTAACATGA
- a CDS encoding DNA binding domain excisionase family, with protein sequence MKESAYKNYEELPLFLNSKTVAKVLGVSPSSGYELMHEPGFPVLRIGNRMVVPKEQFIQWVNERVGGGV encoded by the coding sequence ATGAAAGAGTCTGCCTACAAAAATTATGAGGAGCTGCCACTGTTTCTCAACTCAAAAACAGTGGCGAAAGTATTGGGCGTCTCACCGTCCAGCGGATATGAACTGATGCACGAGCCAGGCTTCCCGGTGCTGCGCATCGGCAACAGGATGGTGGTGCCCAAGGAGCAGTTCATCCAGTGGGTAAACGAGCGTGTAGGAGGTGGCGTATGA